The DNA segment GGCAGCGCCTCGGTGTCGCTGAGGCCCCGGTATCGGAGGTCGTGGGTGTCCGCAACGGCTGCCGTCACCGTCCCGAGGAGTTTACCAGTGGGCGTCGAGACGCGGACCTGCGTCGTCTCGTAGCTCTCGTGGATCGTCGATCGGTCGCTCGTCGGTCGCGATCCGGCGGTCGTCCCCGTGGATAGGGGCCGGTCGGGCTCGCGACCGACACAGCCGGCCAGTGCGGCGACGCCACCGCCTGCGATCCGGAGATACGTTCGGCGATCCATGGGGGGCGTTCGACCGCCAGGGTGAAGACGGCGGCGGCCGCTCTACCACGCATGGAGTTCTCGTCGGACGAACTCGCCGGGATCGCCGATCTGTTCGGCGCAGTCGATCGGCCGACGCTACGGCGGGCCTGCGTCGAGCTCGCGTACAAGCAAGGCGTGGACCGCGAACCCGCGAGCTTCGACGACGCGATCGACGGTGCCGTCGACGGCTACCACCTACTCGAAGTCGAGCGCGACGAAGGGACCTTGTTGGTTCCCGGGCCGGTCGCGTTCCCCGAACTGCCCGAGGGCGCCACCGATCTCCCGCACATCCTCGACGTCGAGTCCCGGGCGATCGACGACGATCGACTGGCGGGGGCGGCACAGGAGCGGTTTCGCGCCGACGCCGCGGGTGCCATCGAGGCCGGCGAGCGCGAGCGCATCGAGCGACTGCTGGACGTGAGCTACGAACTGGAAGTCTGGGCGCCGGTCGAGCTTGCGGACGCGCGGCGACGGCTCGACGACGCACTCGAATGAACATCGCAGATGTCGAAAGGCGGGTGAGTTATTACCGCTCGCGTTCGTGTATCGATATGGACCTGGGAGCGATCCGCGAGTACGAACCCACCGAACTCGACGGCGACGCACGGGAAGCGTCGGTGTTGCTCCCGGTGATCGACCGGTCGGCAGGCCCACATCTCCTCTTCACCAAGCGTGCCGAGCACCTCAAAGACCATCCCGGGCAGATGAGTTTCCCGGGCGGCGGACGCGAACCGGAAGACGAGGATCGAGTCGCGACGGCCGTCCGTGAAGCCAACGAAGAGATCGGACTCGAACCCCCGGAAGTACAACTCCACGGGCGGCTGGACGATCTCGAGACGGTCTCGGAATACGTCATCCGACCGTTCGTCGGGACGATCCCCGACCGGTCGTACACGCCCAACGACGGCGAGGTCGCGGAGATCACGGCCTTGCCGCTCTCGGAGCTTCTCGATCGGGACAACCACGAAAGCGAGTGTCGCGAGCACCCCCGTTACGGGGACATCCAACTCCACTTCTTCCACGTCGACGGCTACACCGTCTGGGGCGCGACGGCGAACATCCTCGTACAGTTCCTGGAACTCGTGGCCGACTGGCAGCCACCCTCACAGTCCGACTGCGCGACCAGCCCCGGGGATCTACTGACGTGATCGGCGAGTAGCGATCACGCCTCGTCGTCGACCGTCTCGGAGTCGGTCTCGTCGTCTTCGGTCTCGGCTTCGGTCTCGGCTTCGGTCTCTTCGTCCGTCGTCTCGGCTTCGTCTTCCGTCTCGGAGACAGTCTCCTCGGTCGCGTCCGGTTGCTCGTCGGCTTTCGGGACCTCGACGTGAAGCGTCCCGTTGTCGTGCAGCGTCGCGGTCGCGTCCTCGGGTTCGATGGCGACATCGTCGGGTAGGGTCACGGACCCATCGAGGGACAGTCCCCGTCCGGGCAGCACCATCTCGAAGTCCTCGTAGACCCCCCGGAAGCGGTCGATCCGCACCTCGATCGTGCGGTCGGTAAAGCGGACCTGCACGTCACTGCTGGTTGCTCCGGGCGCGTCGAAGACCGCCAGATACGCCTCGTCGCTCTCCAGCAGATCGACCGGGAGCGGCGTCCGTTCCTGTGCGCGTCCCATCGCTCGGCCGACGTTCTCGAGCACGGCACTGCTGATCGTCTTCCCCACGTCTCGAATGGAGGTCATACCCCTACTTTGGCCGGTAGCATCTTAGGGGTTGTGTCCCACCGGTGAGGACAGAAGGGTCGCAGGTGCCAATCAGCGTCAACGGAGCTGCTCGGTGACGAGTTCGTCGCCGAGGCCGGTGTACTCGGCAGGCGTCAGTGTTCGCAGTTCCTCGCGAACGGAGTCGGGAACATCCAGCTCGTCGAACAGCGCCTGGAAGTCCTCCAGGGAAGCGCGCTGACCGCGTGTGAGGGCCTTCACCTGCTCGTAGGCGTCGCCGTGGCCCTCCCGCCGGAGGATCGTCTGGACGGCCTCGCCGATGATTTCGGGATTC comes from the Halapricum desulfuricans genome and includes:
- a CDS encoding NUDIX hydrolase gives rise to the protein MDLGAIREYEPTELDGDAREASVLLPVIDRSAGPHLLFTKRAEHLKDHPGQMSFPGGGREPEDEDRVATAVREANEEIGLEPPEVQLHGRLDDLETVSEYVIRPFVGTIPDRSYTPNDGEVAEITALPLSELLDRDNHESECREHPRYGDIQLHFFHVDGYTVWGATANILVQFLELVADWQPPSQSDCATSPGDLLT
- a CDS encoding Hsp20/alpha crystallin family protein, yielding MTSIRDVGKTISSAVLENVGRAMGRAQERTPLPVDLLESDEAYLAVFDAPGATSSDVQVRFTDRTIEVRIDRFRGVYEDFEMVLPGRGLSLDGSVTLPDDVAIEPEDATATLHDNGTLHVEVPKADEQPDATEETVSETEDEAETTDEETEAETEAETEDDETDSETVDDEA
- a CDS encoding DUF192 domain-containing protein gives rise to the protein MDRRTYLRIAGGGVAALAGCVGREPDRPLSTGTTAGSRPTSDRSTIHESYETTQVRVSTPTGKLLGTVTAAVADTHDLRYRGLSDTEALPGDRGMLFVFDSTADRSFVMREMDFGIDIVYANGDGTITTIHHAPAPGPDEDGSDQHYPGRGQYVLEVLYGWATDRGVKTGDQLSFEL
- a CDS encoding DUF7109 family protein produces the protein MEFSSDELAGIADLFGAVDRPTLRRACVELAYKQGVDREPASFDDAIDGAVDGYHLLEVERDEGTLLVPGPVAFPELPEGATDLPHILDVESRAIDDDRLAGAAQERFRADAAGAIEAGERERIERLLDVSYELEVWAPVELADARRRLDDALE